Proteins from a single region of Apium graveolens cultivar Ventura chromosome 7, ASM990537v1, whole genome shotgun sequence:
- the LOC141670673 gene encoding cytochrome P450 CYP72A219-like, with amino-acid sequence MMPAISLSCSDIMSKWEEMVSAEGQYELDVWHDLETLTGDVISRTTFGSSYAEGRQKFQLQKVQTKLLVQEAQTLYLPGMRYLPTKRSKRMREIDNEVKTALRTIINKRLKEMQAGEYIPDDLLGMLLKSNSEEIKENRNIKSGMTVDEVIEECTLFYFAGHETTSNLLAWTMVLLSQHPYWQERAREEVLQAFGKNEPDLDGLNQLKLVSSRDTKIIPTCSFNESSHRSSY; translated from the exons ATGATGCCCGCTATATCTTTGAGTTGTAGTGATATCATGAGCAAATGGGAGGAGATGGTTTCTGCAGAGGGCCAATATGAGTTGGATGTATGGCATGACCTGGAAACTCTAACAGGTGATGTCATTTCGCGTACAACCTTTGGAAGTAGCTATGCTGAAGGGAGACAAAAATTCCAACTACAGAAAGTACAAACAAAGCTATTAGTGCAAGAAGCACAGACATTGTACCTTCCAGGAATGAG ATATCTGCCAACCAAAAGAAGCAAAAGGATGAGGGAGATCGATAATGAAGTAAAAACTGCACTGAGGACTATCATCAACAAGCGTTTAAAGGAAATGCAAGCAGGAGAATATATTCCTGATGACTTGTTGGGCATGTTACTGAAATCAAACtctgaagaaattaaagaaaacaGAAATATAAAATCTGGGATGACTGTTGATGAGGTCATCGAAGAGTGTACGCTATTCTATTTTGCTGGACATGAGACAACCTCAAATCTACTTGCCTGGACAATGGTTTTATTAAGCCAGCATCCGTACTGGCAAGAGCGCGCTAGAGAAGAAGTTCTGCAGGCCTTTGGAAAAAATGAGCCTGATCTTGATGGGTTGAATCAACTCAAACTTGTAAGTTCTCGAGACACTAAGATTATACCCACCTGCAGTTTCAATGAATCGAGTCATAGATCAAGCTATTAA
- the LOC141670741 gene encoding cytochrome P450 CYP72A219-like, producing MELGIYYEMTGSMCVGVAVLIVWRILNWVWFEPKKLQKILRDQGFKGNSYRLLFGDIKQLAAAKKEAGSKPINLFDDFLPRAAPTVFTTINQHGKKSFLWLGPKPLVHITDPDLIKEVLNKINIFQKPRGGNPLIKLLASGLATAEGDEWAEHRKIMNPAFRFEKLKDMVPAMYLSCSEITSKWEEMVSPEGQCELDVRPYLETLTSDVISRTSFGSSYAEGRKIFQLQKELSELAMQAGQTLYLPGMRYLPTKRNRRMKEIDNEVRPALKTIINKRLKAMQAGECINDDLLGLLLESNSTEIKENKNMKYGMTVDDVIEECKLFYFAGQETTSNLLVWTMILLSQHSYWQECAREEVLQAFGSNKPDLDGLNRLKVVNMILLETLRLYPPGSLITRAIFEDTKLGEMSLPAGVLVQLPVILLHHDKEFWGDDAKEFNPGRFSDGVLKATKGKPVYYPFSSGPRICIAQNLAMLEVKLAISMILQRFSFVLSPSYKHAPYTVITLQPQYAANLILKAL from the exons ATGGAGTTAGGTATATATTACGAGATGACAGGGAGCATGTGTGTGGGAGTTGCCGTGCTGATAGTTTGGAGAATATTGAACTGGGTTTGGTTTGAGCCCAAGAAACTCCAAAAGATACTGAGAGATCAGGGCTTTAAAGGAAACTCTTACAGGCTTTTGTTTGGAGACATTAAACAACTTGCTGCTGCTAAAAAAGAAGCTGGATCCAAACCCATTAATCTTTTCGATGATTTTCTACCTCGTGCTGCCCCAACCGTATTTACTACTATTAATCAACACG GGAAGAAGTCTTTTTTATGGCTGGGACCAAAACCATTAGTCCACATAACAGACCCTGATCTTATAAAAGAGGTCTTGAATAAGATTAACATCTTCCAGAAGCCCAGGGGAGGCAACCCTTTAATAAAATTACTCGCAAGTGGACTTGCAACTGCTGAGGGTGATGAATGGGCTGAACACCGGAAAATTATGAATCCTGCTTTCCGTTTTGAAAAGTTAAAG GATATGGTGCCAGCCATGTATTTGAGTTGTAGTGAGATTACGAGCAAATGGGAAGAGATGGTTTCTCCAGAGGGGCAATGTGAGTTGGATGTACGGCCTTATTTGGAGACCCTAACAAGCGATGTCATATCACGCACATCATTTGGAAGTAGCTACGCAGAAGGTAGAAAGATATTTCAACTACAGAAAGAACTATCAGAGCTAGCGATGCAAGCTGGACAAACATTGTACCTCCCTGGAATGAG ATATTTGCCAACCAAAAGAAATCGAAGGATGAAGGAGATAGATAATGAAGTAAGACCTGCACTAAAGACTATCATTAACAAGCGTCTGAAGGCAATGCAAGCAGGGGAGTGTATAAATGATGACTTGTTAGGTTTATTATTGGAATCAAACTCCacagaaattaaggaaaataaaaatatgaaatatGGGATGACTGTTGATGATGTAATCGAAGAGTGTAAGCTATTCTATTTTGCAGGACAAGAGACAACCTCAAATCTTCTTGTTTGGACTATGATTTTATTGAGTCAGCATTCGTATTGGCAAGAGTGTGCTAGAGAAGAAGTTTTGCAGGCCTTTGGAAGCAATAAACCTGATCTTGATGGGTTAAATCGCCTCAAAGTT GTCAATATGATTTTGCTCGAAACTCTAAGATTATATCCACCTGGAAGTCTAATTACTAGAGCTATTTTTGAAGATACTAAATTAGGAGAAATGTCCCTTCCGGCTGGAGTGTTAGTGCAACTACCTGTCATCCTACTGCATCATGACAAAGAGTTTTGGGGTGATGATGCCAAGGAATTTAACCCTGGGAGATTCTCTGACGGAGTGCTAAAAGCAACAAAGGGGAAACCGGTATATTATCCATTTAGCTCAGGACCCCGGATATGCATTGCACAAAATTTGGCAATGCTAGAAGTAAAACTGGCAATATCGATGATCTTACAACGCTTTTCTTTTGTTCTTTCGCCATCCTATAAACATGCTCCTTACACAGTCATAACCCTTCAACCCCAGTATGCTGCAAACTTGATTCTTAAAGCACTATAG